Genomic DNA from Desulfonema ishimotonii:
CCTGATCCGCCAGCAGATCAGGAAGGCTCAGAACATGAATAACAGGGTGGCCTTCACCGACGGATGAAACCGCAAGATATTTTTCATCAGGAGATGCCCTGATAACGTCAACATGGTGCATTGTGGGCGGCGTATTCCGAATCTGAATCACACTCTCCTCTGAAATCACGAACCACAGCGCCTCATCATTATCCGGCGTAATCACAAATATCTTTTTGCCATTTATTTTTTCTACGCCAAAGGCATGTGACTCAAGCGTAATTTGCCCTGCGTAAGCCGTCATTTCCAGAGCGATCCATCCGATAAAAAAACATATTAATAATATTTTATTCCGATTTCGCATTTTCTGACACCTCATGATGGGTTAAAAAGCGGGGAAATTGCCGGTTTTCGCAGGATTCAAAACGGTAGGACGGGGTTACGTCCCCGTCGGATATGGCCGCCGATGTTCGGCGTCAGGAAAAATCAGAAGCTGCTTTAAAAATACCGGCGGACCGGAAACGGAGTGCAAAAATTAAGGCCGAAGGCCGATTTTTTGGTCGTGTCCTACTCTGATTGAAAACACATATCTGACAGGCGTTCGCACAGAAATATGAAAGACGTATTATTTGTTATAAAATCATAATTTTAATTCCTGTGCGCCAACTCTTTTCAATTATCGTAGGACACAACCGAAAATTCAGAAGCTGCTTTAAAAATACCGGCGGACCGGAAACGGAGTGCAAAAATTAAGGCCGAAGGCCGATTTTTTGCAAATTTTGTAAAAGACCGCCCTTTTCGGGGGCTTAACTTTTGCACGCCGAAACGCCGGGTTTCTGATCTTTAAAACAGCTTCTCAGGCGGCGGGGGATACCGTTCTGTCCCCGGTCAGCCCATCAGAAATCCATGACCATCTCCAGGCCCTGATACACTTCCGCCAGACGTTTTTCAGACAGCGTGCCGATCTGTTCCCGGATGCTCTGCTTATCAACAGATCTGATCTGGGTGACATTGATAACGCAGCGCCTGGGCATATTGGCCTCGCCTTTTTTCAGCACCACATTTCCGGGAAGATCGCCGAACCTGAGCGTTGATGTGATTGCGACCACAATGACCGTGTTCAGCCTGCTGTCGTTCAGCACATCATTCTGAATCACCAGTCCGGGCCGCCTGCCCCCGGGTTCGGACCCCTTGCCCGGAGAAAAATCAATCCAGTACACCGCGCCTTTGCGGATCACCATTCCTGCCCCTCTCCCTCGTCAGCCCCTTCAAACCAGCGAACCGTTTCAAGCTGCTCTTTGCACAGGGATTCATCTGAAAACACCGTGTCGT
This window encodes:
- a CDS encoding type II toxin-antitoxin system PemK/MazF family toxin; translated protein: MVIRKGAVYWIDFSPGKGSEPGGRRPGLVIQNDVLNDSRLNTVIVVAITSTLRFGDLPGNVVLKKGEANMPRRCVINVTQIRSVDKQSIREQIGTLSEKRLAEVYQGLEMVMDF